The nucleotide window AACGATTTCCGGGTCGGGGAGCTGGCTGCCGAAACCCTGTTCGAACGCGGACACCGCCGGATTCTCTTCGTCAAGGACCAGCCGGACGAAACCACCATGGCGGAACGTTACCGCGGATTCTCTGCCGCGGCGGAGCGGTTCGGGATTCCATGCGGCGGAGAGTGGTTTCTCGATACGCATATCCATGCGTTTGAGGACGGAAGGGAAAACTGCTACCGGGCGTTGTCGGAACTGATCGGCCGGAAGAAACCGGAATTCACCGCCGTTTTCTGCGCTTCGATGATGGGCGGTGTTGCGGCGCTCCGGGCGGTGCGGGAGCAGGGGCTGGCGGTTCCGGACGATATCGCGGTGCTGGCCTTCGGCGGCGAGTCGGATCTTGCACCCTATCTGTATCCGCCGCTTTCCTGCATCGAAATCCATTACGAACTGTTCGGGGAATATGCGGCGCGGCTGCTCGAAGCTGCGCTTTCGCCGGAACCGTCCGAACCGCGCCGGTTTACGATTGAGCCGCGGCTGGTTTTGCGGGAATCCATCTGATGACAACCCCATCGTAAAATAGGAGGATAACGTTCATGAATCTGTTTCGTCTGCTGCTTCTTTTTCTGCTGCTGCCCGGGGCATCGTCGTATGCCGGCGGAGACGCGCGGCAGGAAAAAATGTGCTGGGCGCACTACGTCGGCTGGGGCTTCAACCAGAGCGACGGTTACGACAAGGCTGCGCTTTCGCCGGAGTGGATGCTGCATCCGTTCAACGACCGCACACTGCTCGGCAGGGATCTGCAGTGGGATTCCGGCATCTTTTTCGGCGCCCGGAAACAAATCGATGCGGCCCGCGCCTACGGTTTCGACGGTTTCTGCATCGACGTGGTCGATCCGGCTGCCTATGTGTCGGCCCTGTCGCGTTTCTTCCGCGATGCGGAGGGAACCACGTTCAAGATCGCGCTCTGCATCGACAGGCTGAATTACCCGGACGACTATCTGCTCAAGCATCTCGGCGGGTTTATCCGAACCTACAAAGATCACCCGAACGCCTGCCGGATCGACGGGAAAATGGTGATTTTCGTGTACAACATCGCCGGCAAGAAGACGGAGGAGTGGCTCGCCCTGCGGCAGGAGCTGG belongs to Victivallis lenta and includes:
- a CDS encoding substrate-binding domain-containing protein — protein: MPKLLTETKHFQAASQIRELVNTLSPGEVLPVASELMETLNISHGTAMRALKVLADEGVIVRPMGKLRYRIAERFERVSARISMVRPDFPSSDLDGMVQSVYEAGKKRNWKFNQYCFRKSDEVDFTRIMGEADAMVLIPTAEFISEELIRALLKPERPVAVLLQHLRHPGINNVCINDFRVGELAAETLFERGHRRILFVKDQPDETTMAERYRGFSAAAERFGIPCGGEWFLDTHIHAFEDGRENCYRALSELIGRKKPEFTAVFCASMMGGVAALRAVREQGLAVPDDIAVLAFGGESDLAPYLYPPLSCIEIHYELFGEYAARLLEAALSPEPSEPRRFTIEPRLVLRESI